The following proteins are encoded in a genomic region of Alphaproteobacteria bacterium:
- a CDS encoding C-terminal binding protein — MKILVPDAQFALDPDVERTALPEAEFIIHRARDPLQIPDSVWASADGVLVWQDMPLDRVVARKLTRCRIVVRHGVGYDKVDLEAFAERNIPVCNVPDYGIEEVANHAIACALSLRRGLPTYTEMLSLDPVAGWQWNVAPLVRRLTGQAFGIVGLGRIGQAAAARAKALGFDVGFYDPYLPVDEPAAQPYLRFAELGEMLAQSDIVSIHCPLTRETHGMFGESTLARLKKGAILINTARGPIVDTDALLRGIEAGAIGGAALDVLPQEPPDPDDKLVAAYRVPPSWLAGRLILTPHAAFYSPESWYDLRYKAADTAGDWLKKGKLRNCVNRHLFPPGALPE; from the coding sequence ATGAAAATCCTGGTCCCCGACGCGCAATTCGCCCTCGACCCCGATGTCGAACGCACGGCGCTGCCGGAGGCCGAGTTCATCATCCATCGCGCGCGCGATCCGTTGCAGATCCCGGATTCGGTCTGGGCCTCGGCCGACGGCGTGCTGGTTTGGCAGGACATGCCGCTCGACCGCGTCGTGGCGCGCAAGCTCACGCGCTGCCGGATCGTCGTGCGCCACGGCGTGGGCTACGACAAGGTCGATCTGGAAGCCTTCGCCGAGCGCAACATTCCCGTCTGCAACGTGCCCGATTACGGGATCGAGGAAGTCGCCAACCACGCGATCGCCTGCGCGCTCAGCCTGCGCCGGGGCTTGCCGACCTATACCGAAATGCTGTCGCTCGATCCCGTCGCGGGCTGGCAATGGAACGTGGCGCCGTTGGTGCGCCGTTTGACCGGCCAGGCTTTCGGTATCGTCGGGCTGGGGCGGATCGGCCAAGCCGCCGCCGCGCGCGCCAAGGCGCTGGGCTTCGACGTTGGCTTCTACGATCCCTATCTGCCGGTCGACGAACCCGCCGCGCAGCCCTATTTGCGCTTCGCCGAGCTGGGCGAGATGCTGGCGCAGTCCGACATCGTCTCGATCCATTGCCCGCTGACCCGCGAAACGCACGGCATGTTCGGGGAATCGACCCTGGCGCGGCTCAAAAAAGGCGCGATCCTGATCAACACGGCGCGCGGGCCCATCGTCGATACCGACGCTCTGCTGCGCGGAATCGAGGCCGGGGCGATCGGCGGCGCGGCGCTGGACGTGCTGCCGCAGGAACCGCCCGACCCCGACGACAAGCTGGTCGCGGCCTATCGCGTTCCGCCGTCCTGGCTCGCGGGACGCTTGATTTTGACCCCGCATGCCGCTTTCTACAGTCCCGAAAGCTGGTACGATCTGCGGTATAAGGCGGCGGACACGGCCGGGGACTGGCTCAAGAAGGGCAAGCTGCGCAATTGCGTGAACCGGCATCTGTTCCCGCCGGGCGCGCTGCCTGAGTAG
- a CDS encoding homoserine O-acetyltransferase produces MRIRIALAAVAALLFAAPLHAQDRGVGIVEKKVFALPSYTTVGGATIPDVKIGWESYGRLNAARDNVVIVPHFFSGNSNAAGRYRSDQPAPGYWDAIIGPGKAIDTDKYFVVSADSLVNLNTRDGTTVTTGPASIDPSTGKPYGLRFPIVTMRDFVNVQKALLDSLGVTSVHAAVGASMGSMQALEWAAAFPDFVKRVVPVIGVGEADAYTIARLAVWAQPILLDPNFNNGDWYGGPEPTNGLALALKMVTIDARAHGWADATFGRRWAETTKNPLASWDNRFAIDATLDQVSLARARVSDANHFVYLVRANQLFVTGHQNNLEEGLGRIKARALFIPAESDLLLLPGYAQKAVDILKRQGKQADLVAIPGNGGHLDGVLSLTRVADKLKAFLDE; encoded by the coding sequence ATGCGAATCCGGATCGCCCTCGCGGCCGTCGCAGCTTTGCTGTTCGCCGCCCCTCTGCACGCGCAGGATCGCGGCGTCGGCATCGTCGAGAAGAAGGTTTTCGCACTGCCGAGCTACACGACCGTCGGCGGCGCCACGATCCCCGATGTGAAAATCGGCTGGGAAAGCTACGGGCGCCTCAACGCCGCGCGCGACAACGTGGTGATCGTGCCGCATTTCTTCTCCGGCAATTCCAACGCCGCCGGGCGCTACCGGTCGGACCAGCCCGCGCCCGGCTATTGGGATGCGATCATCGGGCCGGGCAAGGCGATCGATACCGACAAGTATTTCGTCGTCTCGGCCGACTCGCTGGTCAATCTCAACACGCGCGACGGCACGACGGTGACGACCGGCCCCGCCTCGATCGATCCTTCGACCGGCAAGCCCTATGGCCTGCGCTTTCCCATCGTGACGATGCGCGACTTCGTGAACGTGCAAAAGGCGCTGCTCGACTCCCTCGGCGTCACATCCGTCCACGCCGCCGTGGGCGCGTCGATGGGCTCGATGCAGGCGCTGGAATGGGCCGCCGCCTTCCCCGATTTCGTCAAACGCGTCGTGCCGGTGATCGGGGTGGGCGAAGCCGACGCCTATACGATCGCGCGGTTGGCGGTTTGGGCGCAGCCCATCCTGCTCGATCCCAATTTCAACAACGGCGATTGGTATGGCGGGCCGGAACCGACCAACGGACTCGCCCTCGCGTTGAAGATGGTGACGATCGACGCGCGCGCCCATGGCTGGGCCGACGCGACCTTCGGGCGACGCTGGGCGGAAACGACCAAGAACCCGCTCGCGTCGTGGGACAACCGCTTCGCGATCGACGCCACGCTCGACCAAGTGTCGCTCGCCCGTGCCCGCGTGTCGGACGCCAACCATTTCGTCTATCTGGTGCGCGCGAACCAGCTGTTCGTAACCGGCCACCAGAACAATCTGGAGGAAGGGCTCGGCCGCATCAAAGCGCGGGCGCTCTTCATTCCCGCCGAAAGCGATTTGCTGCTGCTGCCCGGCTACGCGCAGAAGGCCGTCGATATCCTGAAGCGCCAGGGCAAGCAGGCGGACCTCGTCGCTATTCCCGGCAATGGCGGCCATTTGGACGGCGTGCTGTCCTTGACGCGCGTCGCCGACAAACTCAAAGCGTTTCTCGACGAATAA
- a CDS encoding ABC transporter ATP-binding protein, with the protein MTKSTTKKGPASVEFRNVTKRYGTVAAVGGVSFTIEPGTLVTLLGPSGCGKTTTLRLIAGLEIASEGQILIAGEDVTNLSAADRDVSMVFQSYALFPHMNVLDNVAYGPTVAGQKKSDAYDLARQKLALVGLKDYDLRLPSELSGGQQQRVAVARALTMEPQVLLFDEPLSNLDAKLRRRVREDIRDLQRDLNLTVAYVTHDQQEALAVSDRVIVMSNARIAQMGAPRELYEAPASLFVADFMGDSNLIDATVERVSGDQALVKIGVTSLELPSRGTKPGPCKVSIRPESLSVTASVPQGPAIPGTIRKAAYLGTHMEYTLAAEIGELFVVDRDVANPKPVGSTAYLALARTGVSIVPST; encoded by the coding sequence ATGACGAAATCCACGACCAAGAAGGGCCCGGCCTCGGTCGAGTTCCGCAACGTGACCAAGCGCTACGGCACGGTCGCGGCGGTCGGCGGCGTGTCCTTCACCATCGAACCCGGCACGCTGGTCACGCTGCTTGGGCCCTCGGGCTGCGGCAAGACGACGACGTTGCGCCTGATCGCGGGGCTTGAAATCGCCAGCGAAGGCCAAATCCTGATCGCGGGCGAGGACGTGACGAATTTGTCCGCCGCCGATCGCGACGTGTCGATGGTGTTCCAATCCTACGCGCTGTTCCCGCATATGAACGTGCTGGACAACGTCGCCTACGGGCCGACGGTCGCGGGGCAGAAGAAATCCGACGCCTACGATCTCGCGCGCCAGAAACTCGCGCTGGTCGGCCTCAAGGATTACGATTTGCGCCTGCCGTCGGAATTGTCGGGCGGCCAGCAGCAGCGCGTGGCCGTCGCCCGCGCGCTGACGATGGAACCGCAGGTGCTGCTGTTCGACGAGCCGCTCTCCAACCTCGATGCCAAGCTCCGCCGCCGCGTGCGCGAAGATATCCGCGATCTGCAGCGCGATCTGAACCTGACCGTCGCTTACGTGACGCACGACCAGCAGGAAGCCTTGGCCGTGTCGGACCGCGTGATCGTCATGTCCAACGCGCGTATCGCCCAGATGGGCGCGCCGCGCGAATTGTACGAAGCGCCGGCCAGCCTGTTCGTGGCCGATTTCATGGGCGATTCGAATCTGATCGACGCGACGGTCGAACGCGTGTCGGGCGATCAGGCGCTGGTGAAGATCGGCGTCACGTCGCTGGAATTGCCGTCGCGCGGCACCAAGCCCGGCCCGTGCAAGGTCTCGATCCGCCCGGAATCGCTGAGCGTGACGGCGTCGGTCCCGCAAGGCCCGGCGATCCCCGGCACGATCCGCAAGGCCGCGTATCTCGGCACGCATATGGAATACACGCTGGCGGCCGAGATCGGCGAATTGTTCGTCGTCGATCGCGACGTGGCGAACCCCAAGCCCGTGGGGTCGACCGCCTATCTCGCACTCGCCCGCACGGGTGTTTCGATCGTGCCGAGCACCTAA
- a CDS encoding SDR family oxidoreductase, translated as MAGRLAGKTAFVTAAGQGIGRASALSFHAEGAKVIATDLDTAKMADLADKGIVVRKLDVMDRAAIFAMGKEFAAVDVMFNCAGFVHHGTILDCDDKAWDFSMNLNVRSMFWTIQAFLPAMLERKKGTIVNMSSGAGPVKGPPNRFVYAASKAAVVGLTKSVASDFVKHGIRCNAICPGTVDTPSLQGRIGTAADVEQARKDFLARQPMGRFGTAEEIAALALFLASDESGFITGAEFKIDGGWSL; from the coding sequence ATGGCGGGTCGGTTGGCGGGGAAGACGGCGTTCGTGACGGCGGCGGGGCAGGGTATCGGCAGGGCCAGCGCGCTGTCCTTCCACGCCGAAGGCGCCAAGGTGATCGCGACCGATCTCGACACCGCGAAGATGGCCGATCTCGCCGACAAAGGCATTGTCGTGCGCAAGCTCGACGTCATGGACCGCGCCGCGATTTTCGCGATGGGCAAGGAATTCGCCGCCGTCGACGTGATGTTCAACTGCGCGGGTTTCGTCCATCACGGCACGATCCTGGACTGCGACGACAAAGCCTGGGATTTCTCGATGAACTTGAACGTCCGTTCGATGTTCTGGACGATCCAGGCCTTCCTGCCCGCGATGCTGGAGCGCAAGAAGGGCACGATCGTCAACATGTCGTCGGGGGCCGGCCCGGTGAAGGGCCCGCCCAACCGCTTCGTCTACGCCGCGTCGAAGGCGGCGGTCGTGGGCTTGACGAAGTCGGTCGCCAGCGATTTCGTGAAACACGGCATTCGCTGCAACGCGATCTGCCCCGGCACGGTCGACACGCCCTCGCTGCAAGGCCGCATCGGTACGGCCGCGGACGTGGAACAAGCGCGCAAGGATTTCCTCGCCCGCCAGCCGATGGGCCGTTTCGGCACGGCCGAGGAAATCGCTGCGTTGGCGCTGTTCCTCGCCTCGGACGAATCCGGCTTCATCACCGGTGCCGAGTTCAAGATCGACGGCGGCTGGTCGCTGTAA
- a CDS encoding 2-dehydro-3-deoxygalactonokinase — translation MSGFVALDWGTTNLRAFRIAADGTMLDRRERPLGLQAIKNANFAGAFRDVVGDWMNDPSRPTALMCGMVGSAQGWIEAPYATCPASAAELASGLAVAPDAHFDIRVVPGLRCQGAGGPDVMRGEETQLVGTGLGDGVYCLPGTHSKWAIVEGGRIQRFATFMTGELYATARKHTILGRSMIDASHDPSAFAKGFVRAQAPGGLLNHLFMVRTASLLEGLKPAEAPSYLSGLLLAHEIAAAKEWCKPARVVVVGAGTLVQNYAVALAMANVEAAAVNGEHASAAGLYAIANAAGLLKR, via the coding sequence ATGAGCGGATTCGTCGCCCTCGATTGGGGCACCACCAATCTGCGCGCCTTCCGGATCGCCGCCGACGGCACGATGCTGGATCGGCGCGAGCGCCCCTTGGGCTTGCAGGCGATCAAGAACGCCAATTTCGCCGGCGCCTTCCGCGACGTGGTCGGCGATTGGATGAACGATCCGTCGCGCCCGACCGCGCTGATGTGCGGCATGGTCGGTTCGGCGCAAGGCTGGATCGAAGCGCCCTACGCCACGTGCCCGGCCTCGGCCGCCGAGCTCGCTTCGGGCCTCGCGGTGGCGCCCGACGCGCATTTCGATATTCGCGTCGTGCCGGGCCTGCGCTGCCAAGGGGCGGGCGGGCCCGACGTCATGCGCGGCGAGGAAACGCAGCTCGTCGGCACGGGGCTTGGCGACGGCGTTTACTGCCTGCCGGGCACGCATTCCAAATGGGCGATCGTCGAAGGCGGGCGCATCCAGCGTTTCGCCACTTTCATGACCGGCGAACTCTACGCGACTGCGCGCAAGCACACGATCCTCGGCCGTTCGATGATCGACGCAAGCCACGATCCGTCCGCCTTCGCGAAAGGCTTCGTGCGCGCGCAAGCGCCGGGCGGCTTGCTCAACCATCTGTTCATGGTGCGCACGGCATCGCTGCTCGAAGGGCTGAAGCCGGCCGAAGCGCCGTCCTATCTCTCGGGCCTGTTGCTGGCGCATGAAATCGCGGCGGCGAAGGAATGGTGCAAGCCCGCGCGCGTCGTCGTCGTGGGTGCTGGCACGCTGGTGCAGAATTACGCCGTGGCGCTGGCGATGGCGAATGTCGAAGCCGCCGCCGTCAATGGTGAGCACGCGTCGGCCGCCGGCCTCTACGCCATCGCGAACGCGGCGGGGCTGCTCAAGCGATGA
- a CDS encoding amino acid ABC transporter permease yields the protein MKALAWIRTNLFATWVDAAITLACIWVVWRFVPPLLDWTIFKAAWLGDDRSACGAGGACWVFIRARFDQFMYGLYPSSQTWRIDLAGALLVVFGTWAGWRRLPGKRYAIPALLVVYPFIGLWLLLGGFGGLPYVETRQWGGLMLTVFMTVYSGIFAFPLGVLLALGRQSELPVIRTISVAFIEFWRGVPIIAVIFLASLLLPLILPINVDRLIRAVVGLTLVIAAYMAEAIRGGLQAVPKGQYEAAAAMGLGYWRATILIVLPQALRISLPALANEFIALSKNTTLVLIVSLFDLLGIVHAASADPKWVGYNVEGYVFAGTIFWFACFAMSRWSASLERRLGAARSH from the coding sequence ATGAAAGCGCTCGCCTGGATCCGCACCAATCTATTCGCGACCTGGGTCGACGCGGCGATCACGCTCGCCTGCATCTGGGTCGTGTGGCGCTTCGTCCCGCCGCTGCTCGACTGGACGATCTTCAAAGCCGCATGGCTGGGCGACGACCGCTCGGCCTGCGGCGCGGGCGGCGCTTGCTGGGTGTTCATCCGCGCGCGCTTCGACCAGTTCATGTACGGGCTTTATCCGTCGAGCCAGACCTGGCGAATCGATCTCGCCGGCGCGCTGCTGGTGGTTTTCGGCACCTGGGCGGGCTGGCGGCGCTTGCCCGGCAAACGCTACGCGATCCCGGCCCTGCTGGTCGTCTATCCCTTCATCGGTCTCTGGCTGCTGCTCGGCGGGTTCGGCGGCTTGCCCTATGTCGAGACGCGCCAATGGGGCGGCTTGATGCTGACCGTGTTCATGACGGTCTATTCCGGCATCTTCGCCTTCCCGCTGGGCGTGCTGCTGGCGCTGGGCCGGCAATCGGAACTGCCGGTCATCCGCACGATCTCGGTCGCGTTCATCGAATTCTGGCGTGGCGTGCCGATCATCGCGGTGATCTTCCTCGCCTCGCTGCTGCTGCCGCTGATCCTGCCGATCAATGTCGATCGCTTGATCCGCGCGGTCGTCGGCCTCACGCTCGTCATCGCCGCCTATATGGCCGAAGCGATCCGCGGCGGCTTGCAGGCCGTGCCCAAGGGCCAATACGAAGCCGCCGCCGCGATGGGCTTGGGCTATTGGCGCGCGACGATCCTGATCGTGCTGCCGCAAGCCTTGCGGATTTCGTTACCGGCCCTTGCAAACGAATTTATCGCGCTCTCCAAGAACACCACGTTGGTGCTGATCGTCTCGCTTTTCGATCTGCTCGGCATCGTGCATGCTGCGTCGGCCGATCCCAAATGGGTCGGCTACAACGTCGAAGGCTATGTCTTCGCCGGCACGATTTTCTGGTTCGCGTGTTTCGCGATGTCGCGCTGGTCGGCGTCGCTGGAACGGCGGCTGGGAGCCGCACGCAGTCACTGA
- a CDS encoding SDR family oxidoreductase, whose amino-acid sequence MTPAQMFDLKGRVALVTGGSRGIGYAMATALAGAGAKVVLAARNAAETKAAADKIGGDAEAFDVTDEAAAIAALDRIVAKHGRLDILISNAGSAIRKPLLDYPTSDFDAILGSHLRAGFVLGREAARRMVPNKWGRILYTTSLMARSVRPQQAAYASAKTGLEGLVRAMAIELAPHGVLVNGIAPGFFVTDLTKGLHQTDAFRAQVEARAPIGRWGMPEELAGPALLLCSPAGSYVTGTVLIVDGGTSVAF is encoded by the coding sequence ATGACTCCCGCCCAAATGTTCGATCTTAAGGGCCGCGTGGCGCTCGTCACCGGCGGCTCGCGCGGTATCGGCTACGCGATGGCGACGGCTTTGGCGGGAGCCGGCGCCAAGGTCGTGCTGGCCGCGCGCAACGCGGCGGAAACGAAAGCGGCGGCGGACAAGATCGGCGGCGACGCCGAAGCCTTCGACGTGACGGACGAGGCGGCGGCGATCGCCGCGCTCGACCGGATCGTCGCCAAGCACGGGCGCCTGGATATCCTCATCTCGAACGCGGGCTCGGCGATACGCAAGCCGTTGCTCGACTATCCGACGTCGGATTTCGACGCGATCTTGGGTTCGCATTTGCGCGCGGGTTTCGTGCTGGGGCGCGAAGCGGCACGGCGCATGGTGCCCAACAAATGGGGCCGCATCCTTTACACCACGTCGCTGATGGCGCGGTCCGTGCGCCCGCAACAAGCGGCCTATGCCTCGGCCAAGACGGGGCTGGAAGGCCTCGTTCGCGCGATGGCGATCGAGTTGGCCCCGCATGGCGTGCTGGTCAACGGCATCGCGCCCGGATTCTTCGTGACCGATTTGACCAAGGGCCTGCACCAGACCGACGCGTTCCGCGCCCAGGTCGAAGCGCGGGCCCCCATCGGCCGCTGGGGCATGCCCGAGGAACTCGCCGGGCCGGCGCTATTGCTGTGCTCGCCCGCCGGCAGCTACGTCACCGGCACGGTGCTGATCGTCGACGGCGGAACCTCCGTCGCGTTCTGA
- a CDS encoding SDR family oxidoreductase, whose protein sequence is MSAAIDLAGKRAIVTGGARGIGLAIAGKLLSAGASVTLWDRDAPALDAAVKRLAGQGDVHTAEADLTDENAVAAATNRSVGAMGGIDILVNNAGITGPNATTWEYPVADWRKVLEVDLTAPFLCCRATVPHIVKGGWGRIVNVASVAGKEGNPNAPAYSAAKAGLIGLTKSLGKELAKSNVLVNCVTPAVAETDILKQMTEAHVEYMLSKIPMGRFVQVDEIASLVLWLSSPLCSFSTGAVFDITGGRSTY, encoded by the coding sequence ATGAGCGCTGCCATCGATCTTGCGGGAAAACGCGCGATCGTCACCGGCGGGGCGCGGGGTATCGGCCTCGCCATCGCGGGTAAGCTTTTGTCGGCGGGCGCTTCCGTCACCTTGTGGGACCGCGATGCGCCGGCCCTCGATGCCGCCGTGAAGCGCTTGGCGGGTCAAGGCGACGTGCACACGGCCGAAGCCGATTTGACCGACGAGAACGCCGTCGCCGCCGCGACCAACCGGTCGGTGGGTGCGATGGGCGGCATCGATATTCTGGTCAACAACGCCGGCATCACCGGCCCCAACGCGACGACCTGGGAATACCCGGTCGCGGATTGGCGCAAGGTGCTGGAGGTCGATCTGACCGCGCCCTTCCTGTGCTGCCGCGCGACCGTGCCGCATATCGTGAAGGGCGGCTGGGGGCGCATCGTCAACGTCGCCTCGGTCGCCGGCAAGGAAGGCAACCCGAACGCGCCGGCCTATTCGGCCGCGAAGGCGGGCTTGATCGGCCTCACCAAATCGCTCGGCAAGGAACTCGCCAAGTCGAACGTGCTGGTGAATTGCGTGACGCCCGCCGTCGCCGAAACCGACATCCTTAAGCAGATGACCGAGGCGCATGTCGAATACATGCTGAGCAAGATCCCGATGGGCCGTTTCGTCCAAGTCGACGAAATCGCGTCCCTCGTGCTCTGGCTGTCCTCGCCGCTCTGCTCCTTCTCGACCGGTGCCGTTTTCGACATCACCGGCGGGCGCAGCACGTATTAG
- a CDS encoding iron ABC transporter permease translates to MRRLVAGWSAAALTAFLFLPWQAIEDGFFGFGWIQDYPDDRTASALFYALAFDRPWLWGVLPFVALGLLALAFPREDRRFGQTLVFAGLGGLGYTFLQGFAIGITGLQWTWLAPLIGAIETSQYGFGWGATIILFAFLMMTSLGVAALGYFRGDAFIAGSVIVSTALILAFVFFPIATMLAGAVTDEHGNLALELFWRRFFADDIWELNCLVGGPRCGVVFNTVLLGVLTGALSTLMGLAFALVVVRTGLPWRKGLRALTILPIITPPFVISLAIIVLFGRTGIVTWFLEVAFGIPPSRWIYGLPGVLISQLLSQIPVAFLVMIGVVEAISPSLEEASQTLGASRWQTFRTVTWPLLRPGLAAAFLLGFVESLADFGNPLVLGGNFDVLSTKIFFAIVGAQHDPGRAAVLAILLLIMTLGAFWIQMRWLGKQSYVTVTGKGDSGLSAELPRKLKRVLYWTTIPWAAFTLVTYAIVIFGGFVRDIGRFDLEFTWRHYLDAFRVELTERGMFFSGSAWDSLITTIQVSAISAPLTGIMGLLVAYILARTKFAGQRTFEFLTMLSFAIPGTVVGVSYIVAFNVPPLELTGTGLILVICFVFRNMPVGVRAGMAALSQIDKSLDEASLTLGARTATTVRRVVMPLLRPAIVATLVFSFVHAMTAVSAVIFLVSARHNMATAYIVGRVEAGEFALAIAYSTVLIGVMALAIAIIQLGVGRRQLGRRGQQTAAALGGH, encoded by the coding sequence ATGCGTAGACTCGTTGCCGGCTGGTCGGCCGCCGCCCTGACCGCCTTCCTGTTCCTGCCCTGGCAAGCGATCGAAGATGGTTTCTTCGGTTTCGGCTGGATCCAGGATTATCCCGACGATCGCACCGCCAGCGCGTTGTTCTACGCGCTGGCCTTCGATCGCCCGTGGCTGTGGGGCGTGTTGCCCTTCGTGGCGCTGGGCCTGCTGGCGCTCGCCTTTCCGCGCGAAGATCGCCGCTTCGGCCAGACGCTGGTCTTCGCCGGTCTCGGCGGGCTCGGCTACACGTTCTTGCAAGGCTTCGCGATCGGCATCACCGGCCTGCAATGGACCTGGCTTGCCCCGCTGATCGGCGCGATCGAAACGTCGCAATACGGTTTCGGCTGGGGCGCCACGATCATTCTGTTCGCCTTCCTGATGATGACTTCGCTGGGCGTGGCGGCGCTGGGCTATTTCCGCGGCGACGCCTTCATCGCGGGCTCGGTCATCGTGTCGACGGCGCTGATCCTCGCCTTCGTGTTCTTCCCCATCGCCACGATGCTGGCGGGGGCGGTCACGGACGAACACGGCAATCTGGCGCTGGAGCTGTTCTGGCGACGCTTCTTCGCCGACGACATCTGGGAACTCAACTGCCTTGTCGGCGGCCCGCGCTGCGGCGTGGTGTTCAACACCGTGCTGCTGGGCGTGCTGACCGGCGCCCTTTCCACGTTGATGGGCCTTGCCTTCGCGCTGGTCGTGGTGCGCACCGGCCTGCCGTGGCGCAAAGGCCTGCGCGCGCTGACCATCCTGCCGATCATCACGCCGCCTTTCGTGATTTCGCTCGCCATCATCGTGCTGTTCGGGCGCACGGGCATCGTCACGTGGTTCCTGGAAGTCGCGTTCGGCATTCCGCCGTCGCGCTGGATCTACGGTCTGCCGGGCGTGCTGATCTCGCAGCTTCTGTCGCAGATCCCGGTCGCGTTCCTGGTGATGATCGGCGTGGTCGAAGCGATCAGCCCGTCGCTGGAGGAAGCCTCGCAAACGCTGGGTGCGTCGCGCTGGCAGACCTTCCGCACGGTCACGTGGCCGCTGCTGCGCCCGGGTCTCGCCGCCGCCTTCCTGCTCGGCTTCGTCGAAAGCCTCGCCGATTTCGGAAACCCGCTGGTCCTCGGCGGCAATTTCGACGTGCTGTCGACCAAGATCTTCTTTGCCATCGTCGGCGCGCAGCACGATCCCGGCCGCGCCGCCGTCTTGGCGATATTGCTATTGATCATGACGCTGGGCGCCTTCTGGATTCAGATGCGCTGGCTCGGCAAGCAAAGCTACGTGACCGTCACCGGCAAGGGCGATTCGGGCCTGTCGGCGGAATTGCCGCGCAAGCTGAAGCGCGTGCTTTACTGGACGACGATCCCGTGGGCGGCCTTCACGCTGGTCACCTACGCGATCGTAATCTTCGGCGGCTTCGTGCGCGATATCGGCCGTTTCGATCTGGAATTCACGTGGCGCCATTATCTCGACGCGTTCCGCGTGGAGCTGACCGAGCGCGGCATGTTCTTCTCGGGCTCCGCGTGGGATTCGCTCATCACCACGATCCAGGTCTCGGCGATTTCGGCCCCGCTCACCGGCATCATGGGTTTGCTCGTCGCCTATATTCTGGCGCGCACGAAATTCGCGGGTCAGCGCACCTTCGAATTCCTGACCATGCTGTCCTTCGCCATTCCGGGCACGGTCGTGGGCGTGTCGTATATCGTCGCGTTCAACGTGCCGCCGCTGGAACTGACGGGGACGGGCCTCATCCTCGTCATCTGCTTCGTGTTCCGCAACATGCCGGTGGGCGTGCGCGCGGGCATGGCGGCCTTGTCGCAGATCGACAAAAGCCTCGACGAAGCCTCGCTGACGCTGGGCGCCCGCACCGCCACCACGGTGCGCCGCGTCGTAATGCCGCTGCTGCGGCCCGCGATCGTGGCCACGCTGGTGTTCAGCTTCGTGCACGCGATGACGGCCGTTTCGGCCGTGATCTTCCTGGTGAGCGCGCGGCACAACATGGCGACCGCCTATATCGTCGGCCGGGTGGAGGCGGGCGAATTCGCGCTCGCCATCGCCTATTCGACGGTACTGATCGGCGTGATGGCGCTGGCGATCGCGATCATTCAACTCGGCGTCGGACGCCGGCAGCTCGGACGGCGCGGCCAACAAACGGCCGCCGCCCTCGGCGGACATTGA
- a CDS encoding SDR family oxidoreductase yields the protein MKAVVTGGTGMLGKKLGKALLARSEITKIVLFDVVDPGDTPKDPRIEIVVGEVFDPATIAKLITPDTGAIFHLAGVVSAGAERDFDLGYRVNLDGTRVVLEAARKLPKPAKLVFASSLATYGGDLPEIIPDDFRLTPQTSYGIQKAMGEMLVADYTRKGYLDGRSLRLPTIVVRPGKPNLAASTFASSIIREPLAGQKAVCPVSADAWMPLLSPRRCIEAFLRAYDLPSSEWGWNRSLMLPSLDVTVGEMAAGLKRHSGAKAFDLIEWKQDEMIAKIVAGWPKRLDSKRARKMGFQSDTSMDELIRNYVEDDMPKAA from the coding sequence ATGAAGGCGGTCGTCACAGGCGGGACGGGTATGCTCGGCAAGAAGCTGGGCAAGGCGCTGCTGGCGCGTTCCGAGATCACGAAGATCGTGCTGTTCGACGTGGTCGATCCGGGCGATACGCCCAAGGACCCGCGCATCGAAATCGTCGTCGGCGAAGTCTTCGATCCCGCCACGATCGCCAAGCTGATCACGCCGGATACGGGCGCCATCTTCCATCTCGCGGGCGTCGTCAGCGCCGGGGCGGAGCGCGATTTCGATCTGGGCTACCGCGTCAATCTCGACGGGACGCGCGTCGTGCTCGAAGCCGCGCGCAAATTGCCCAAGCCCGCCAAACTCGTCTTCGCCTCGTCGCTGGCCACCTATGGCGGCGATCTGCCGGAGATCATTCCCGACGATTTCCGCCTGACGCCGCAAACCTCCTACGGCATCCAGAAGGCGATGGGCGAAATGCTCGTGGCCGACTACACGCGCAAGGGCTATCTCGACGGCCGCTCGCTGCGCCTGCCGACGATCGTCGTGCGCCCCGGCAAACCCAATCTCGCCGCATCGACCTTCGCGTCGTCGATCATTCGCGAACCGCTTGCCGGCCAGAAAGCCGTGTGCCCGGTTTCGGCCGATGCGTGGATGCCGCTGCTGTCGCCGCGCCGCTGCATCGAAGCGTTCCTGCGCGCCTACGATCTGCCGTCGTCGGAGTGGGGCTGGAATCGTTCGTTGATGCTGCCCTCGCTCGACGTCACGGTCGGCGAGATGGCCGCAGGACTGAAGCGCCATTCCGGCGCCAAGGCCTTCGACCTGATCGAATGGAAGCAGGACGAGATGATCGCCAAGATCGTCGCGGGCTGGCCCAAGCGCCTCGATTCCAAGCGCGCGCGCAAGATGGGCTTCCAATCCGATACGTCGATGGACGAATTGATCCGCAACTATGTCGAAGACGACATGCCGAAAGCCGCCTGA